DNA sequence from the Actinacidiphila yeochonensis CN732 genome:
ATCGGTTTCCGGCTCCCCGGCGGACGGACCGGACGGTCAAGGGCGGTCGGGGGGCGGTCGGGGGCGTTCAGCGGCGGTCGGGGGGCGGTCGGCGGTGATCCGCGCGCCCTCCCCGGGCCCGACGGCGGGAGGTCCGGCAGGACGGTCCGGCAGCGGCCGCCACCCCGCGCCGCCTGGGGCGACGGAGGTTTCGAGGGGGCGGCGGACGGGGGCGCCGCGTTCACCTTCTGACGGCACGCGCGAAATTTTCCCGGACCGATCTTCGAGGCCGAAATGGGGGTCTTGCGGCGCCCGGGGCCGAGCGGGCACCTTCAGCACATCCCTCCGTATCTCACGGATACCGAGGGGCTCCCGCACACCGCGTGACCGTCACGCACCTTCGGCGTGCCCAAAACCCTCCAGCACCTTCGGCACGTCCGGCACCGTCCAGCACCTTCAGCACGTCCGGCCCATGCGGCACCCTCGGCGCGTCGAGCACGCGGCTCGGGTCCCCCCTCTGGCGTCAGCCTCCGCCAAGGGCCGGCCGCATCTCCCCCCAGGAGTCACCATGAGAGCGCTCGGAAAACTGCCCGGCACCACCTCCGCCACCGGCCACGGCACCCCCGCCGGGTCCGCCGTCCCCCGCCCGTTCGCCGTCCCCGCGCTGGCCCCCGACCGGGTCGGGCCGCTGGTGGTCGGGCTGTTCCGGATCATCGTCGGCCTGCTGTTCGCCTGCCACGGCGCCGCCAGCCTCTTCGGCGTCTTCGGCGGCCCCGAGGGCGGCGGCCCCGGCCCTGCCGCGTTCGTCTGGCCGAGCTGGTGGGCGGCGGCCATCCAGCTGGTCTGCGGCGTGCTGGCGGCGGTCGGGCTCGGCACCCGGCTGTCCGCCCTCGTGGCCTCGGGCTCCATGGCGTTCGCGTACTTCGACGTGCACCAGCGCCACGCCCTGCTGCCGATACAGAACCACGGCGAGCCCGCCGTGATGTTCTGCTGGGCCTTCCTGGTGCTGGTCGTGACCGGGGCCGGCGCCTTCTCGCTCGACGGCCTGCTGCGCCGCTCCGCCCGGACGCCCGGCACCACGGCAGCCACCGCGACCGCGACCGCCGCGACCGCGTCGGCCACGGCTGCCGCCACTCCGGCGACCCCGGCCCCGGACGTCCGGGTGGCGGCCGACGGCTGATCCGTCCCGCCACCGCTGTCCCGCCCGTCCCATCCCGCCTCCTCCCGCCTCCTCCCGCCCGGCACCGCGTCGATCGCGCCGGGCGGGACAGGGCGGGGCGGGACGGGGCGGGCGCGTTCAGGGGGCGTTCAGGCACCGTTCAGAGGGTTCGGCGGCCTTGGTCGCCCGGCCGCGTTCAGAAGCTGTAGACGGCGCGCCCTCAGTGACCGCTCGGCGGACCGCTCGGCTCGGCTCCCCGGGCCGACACCGGTCCGGTCCCGGGCCGGCTCCGGACCGGTCTTAGGGCGGTCCCGGGCCGGCTCCGGACCGGTCTTAGCGCGCTCCCGGTCCGGCCCCGGCCTGGTCTCAGGGGCCGGCGACGGCCTCGGCGAGGTGGTCCAGCGCGGTCTCGGCGGCGGTCGGCAGGGAGGTGCCCTGGGTCATGAAAGCGAAGACCAGCAGCCGCCCCGAGGCGGTGGTCGTGGTGCCCGCGATGGTGTTCGTGCCCGTGAGCGTGCCGGTCTTGGCGCGGATCAGCCCGGCCTCCCCGGAGCCCTGGAACCGGGTGCTGAGGGTGCCGGTGAAGCCCGCGACCGGGATGCCGCTGAGGACCGGCCGCAGCTCATGGTGGTCCGGGGAGGCGGCCAGCGCCAGCAGCCGGGCCAGGGTCAGCGGGGCGAGCGCGTCGCTGTGGTCCAGCCCGCTGCCGTCGTTGAAGGACGCGTGCGGCAGCGGCACCCCGTAACGGGTCAGCGCCGCCCTGATCGCGGCGGCGCCGCCGGCGAAGCTGACCGGGCGGCCGGAGGCCAGGGCGGCCTGCCGGGCCAGCGCCTCGGCCAGGTCGTTGTCGCTTTCGGTCAGCATCTGCTCGACGAGGTCGGACAGCGGCGCCGACCGGTGGGCGGCCAGCACGCTGCCGCCGTGGCCGCTCGCCGCCGCCGGCGTGCCCCGCACGGTGACGCCGTGCTTGCCGAGCAGCGTCGCGAAGTCGGCCGCCGCCGTGGCGGCCGGGTCGTAGGCGCGGGGGCGGGGCCGCTGGTGCTGGTGTCGAGCCGGCCCTCGTTCTCCATCAGGGGTGTGACGGGGGCGAGGTTGTCGTTACGCCCGATCGGGTGGAGCAGCGCGCCGGTGTAGAGCGAGGTGTCGTAGCCGAGGCGGACGGTGGTGGTACCGCGGGCCTTCAGGGCGGCGGCGGTGTCGGCGGCGAGCTGTTCCAGCCGGAGCGTCGGATCGCCGCCGCCGACCAGGACGACGCGGTCGCCGCCCGCGGCCACGACGTCGGTGGTCAGCCGGGCGTCCGGGCCGAGCAGGCCGAGCGCGGCGGTCGCGGTGGCGAGCTTCGTGGTGGAGGCGGGGGTGGTGGCCGTGCCGTCGCCGTGGTCGTAGAGGACCTTGCCGGTGGCGGCGTCCACGACCACCCCGGTGGAGAGGGTGCCCATGCCGTAGGCGGTGAGCAGCGGGTCGAGCCGGGTGCGCTCGGCGGCCGAGGAGGGCGCGGCGCCGGTGCCGGCCCCGGCCGGGGCGAGCACGGGCGCGGCCGCGGGTACGACGGCGGGCGCCGCGCCCTGCGGGGCGGCGGCTGCCGCCTGGCCGGCTTGCGCGGCGCGCGGTCTCCCGGTGGCGTCCCGGGCGGCGGCGGAGGAGCGCTCCGCGGTGCGCTGGCCGCCCCGCCAGGGCCCCGAGGCCGCGATCGCGCCGCCGGCGACCAGCACCCCTATCGCGGCGGAGCCCGCCACCACCTGCCACGTCCTGCCGAGCGGCACTGCCGACCAGCCCCTTTCGCGACCACCCCGATGCGTGGGAGACACTTAACCACCCACACGTGTGCTGATGACTTGAGGAGTAGGTCCGTGGAGTTCGACGTCACGATCGAGATCCCGAAGGGTTCGCGCAACAAGTACGAGGTGGACCACGAGACGGGTCGCATCCGCCTGGACCGGCGGCTCTTCACGTCCACCAGCTACCCCGCGGACTACGGCTTCATCGAGAACACCCTCGGCGAGGACGGCGACCCGCTGGACGCGCTGGTCCTGCTCGACGAGCCGACCTTCCCGGGCTGCCTGATCACCTGCCGGGCGATCGGCATGTTCCGGATGACCGACGAGGCCGGCGGCGACGACAAGGTGCTGGTCGTGCCGGCGTCCGACCCGCGGATGGAGCACCTGCGCGACATCCACCACGTCTCGGAGTTCGACCGGCTGGAGATCCAGCACTTCTTCGAGGTCTACAAGGACCTGGAGCCCGGCAAGTCCGTCGAGGGCGCCGACTGGGTCGGCCGCAAGGAGGCGGAGGCCGAGATCGAGGCGTCCCGCCGCCGCCTGCAGGAGAACGGCGGCCACTGAGGCCGTTCCCGGGGTGCGGGGAACCACGGTGTTCCCCGCACCCGGCACCTGGCCGCGCCGGGGCTGACCCGGGCGACGGGGGCGTACGCGGCCGTTCCCGGCGACTCGGCCGGCGACTCGGCCGGCGACTCAGCCGGCGGCGGGGTGCAGGACGGCGAACAGCCCGCGCACCCGCTCCTCCTCCTGGCCGCCGCACCACTCGGCCGTGAGCTGGGCCCGTGGCGCCGCCCCGGACGGCGCCGACTGCTCCGGCCGCAGCACCCGCACCAGGTGCAGGGTGAACGGCGCGAACGCGGGCGTCTCCACGGTCAGGTCGGTCCCGTCCGGCCCGTGTTCCACGGCGGTGACGGCGGCCTGCGCGGGCAGCGCGGGACCGCTGAGCAGCGGGGTGACGGTGGGGTCCGGGGTGTCCCCGACCGACTGCATCTGCGCGTCGGAGCGCAGGGCGAGCAGCGCCAGCAACTCGGCCTGGAGGACGGGGTCGTACGTCCCGTCGTAGACGTACCGGTGTCCCAGCACGCCGTGCTCGGTCTCCCCTATCAACGCGTGCTCCGCGCCCTCCAGCGGCGCGGAGCGGTACGTCAGCGGCACGAGGTAGTGCCGCGGCTCGCCGCCCGAGATGTCGGTGGCCACCATGAACTCGATCCCCACCTCGCCCTCCGGGTCGTCCAGCCGGAAGCCCCCGGTCTTCACCAGCTCCGTTCCGGGGGCGGGCACGCCGCCGTCCGCGCCCTGGTACCAGGGCTGGGCGGGCAGCCACGGTGCGATGAGCTCCAGCTTCCCGGGCTTCAACGTGGTCTTGTAGATGATCGACATGCCCCCAGCCAACCCGACACAGGGCACCTCCCGCATCCGGGAAACGCACAACGGCGTGTCGGCGACGTGTCAGGGGCCCCGGAAGGCCCCGGTTCAGGCCCCCGGGAACGCGTCGGCGCGCACGGCACCGACGAACGACGCCCACGCCTCGGCCGAGAACACCAGCGCGGGCCCCTGCGGGTCCTTCGAGTCCCGCACGGGCACCGCACCGGCGAAGCCGTCCGCCACCTCGACGCAGTCGCCCCCGTTGCCGTTGCTGTAGGACGACTTGCGCCAGGCGGCGGCCTTCAGCTCTGAGGCTGCGATGAACATGATGTGTGGTCCTCCAGTACGGATCGGAGCACTGCCAGGGTTCTCTCCGGCGACAACGCGAAGTCCCTGAGCTGATCGTAGGCCAACCGCAGGGTCTCCACCTCCTCTGATTCCTCGATGAGTTGGCCGCTCACGCTGCCTTCCAGATAGGCGATGTTGCGGCCGCTGGGCAGCCACAGCAGGGTCAGCGAACCGCCCAGCATGGGATGCGGCCCGGACGCGAAGTCCACGAGGTGCACGGTCACATGCGGCAGCTGCGCGGCATGGATCAGCCGTTCGAGCTGCTCGGTCCACGCGTCGTCGTCGGGCAGCCGGCGGCGGAGCGCCGACTCGTCGATCAGCACCCGGTAGGTGAGCAGGTTGGCCGTTCCGAGGATCCGCTCCTGCCGGGCCATCCGCTCACGGACCCACTCGGCGCACTGCTCCTCGGTGGCCCCCCAGGACGATCCCAGCTGTACCTGCGCGTACCGCTCGGTCTGGAGCAGTCCGGGGATCACCCCGGCCACGAACTGCTGCATACTTCCGGCCTCGGCCTCGACCTCCATGAAGCCCTCGTAGCGGCTCTTCGCGCCCTCGCGCTTGGCCAACTTCCACAGTCCGACGATGAGGTTGCCGGTGTCGTAGTAGCGGTCCAGCACGCGGGCGGCGTCGATGGAGCCGAGCCGCTCGCCGTTCTCCAGCCGGAAGAGGTACGACGGGTCGTACTTGGTCCGGCTGTTCAGCTCCCCCAACGACAGGCCCGAGCGCTCCCGCTGCCGGGCCAGCTCCGAGTGGTAGACCTTCCGGGCCGAGACGCTCTCGCCGTCGTCCATCGTGCTGTTGCTGTTGCTGTCCATCAGAGTGCAGCTCCTTCCCCTTGCCTGGAGTCCC
Encoded proteins:
- a CDS encoding DoxX family protein codes for the protein MAPDRVGPLVVGLFRIIVGLLFACHGAASLFGVFGGPEGGGPGPAAFVWPSWWAAAIQLVCGVLAAVGLGTRLSALVASGSMAFAYFDVHQRHALLPIQNHGEPAVMFCWAFLVLVVTGAGAFSLDGLLRRSARTPGTTAATATATAATASATAAATPATPAPDVRVAADG
- the dacB gene encoding D-alanyl-D-alanine carboxypeptidase/D-alanyl-D-alanine endopeptidase codes for the protein MLGKHGVTVRGTPAAASGHGGSVLAAHRSAPLSDLVEQMLTESDNDLAEALARQAALASGRPVSFAGGAAAIRAALTRYGVPLPHASFNDGSGLDHSDALAPLTLARLLALAASPDHHELRPVLSGIPVAGFTGTLSTRFQGSGEAGLIRAKTGTLTGTNTIAGTTTTASGRLLVFAFMTQGTSLPTAAETALDHLAEAVAGP
- a CDS encoding inorganic diphosphatase; this encodes MEFDVTIEIPKGSRNKYEVDHETGRIRLDRRLFTSTSYPADYGFIENTLGEDGDPLDALVLLDEPTFPGCLITCRAIGMFRMTDEAGGDDKVLVVPASDPRMEHLRDIHHVSEFDRLEIQHFFEVYKDLEPGKSVEGADWVGRKEAEAEIEASRRRLQENGGH
- a CDS encoding maltokinase N-terminal cap-like domain-containing protein — translated: MSIIYKTTLKPGKLELIAPWLPAQPWYQGADGGVPAPGTELVKTGGFRLDDPEGEVGIEFMVATDISGGEPRHYLVPLTYRSAPLEGAEHALIGETEHGVLGHRYVYDGTYDPVLQAELLALLALRSDAQMQSVGDTPDPTVTPLLSGPALPAQAAVTAVEHGPDGTDLTVETPAFAPFTLHLVRVLRPEQSAPSGAAPRAQLTAEWCGGQEEERVRGLFAVLHPAAG
- a CDS encoding DUF397 domain-containing protein, with the translated sequence MFIAASELKAAAWRKSSYSNGNGGDCVEVADGFAGAVPVRDSKDPQGPALVFSAEAWASFVGAVRADAFPGA
- a CDS encoding helix-turn-helix domain-containing protein; its protein translation is MDSNSNSTMDDGESVSARKVYHSELARQRERSGLSLGELNSRTKYDPSYLFRLENGERLGSIDAARVLDRYYDTGNLIVGLWKLAKREGAKSRYEGFMEVEAEAGSMQQFVAGVIPGLLQTERYAQVQLGSSWGATEEQCAEWVRERMARQERILGTANLLTYRVLIDESALRRRLPDDDAWTEQLERLIHAAQLPHVTVHLVDFASGPHPMLGGSLTLLWLPSGRNIAYLEGSVSGQLIEESEEVETLRLAYDQLRDFALSPERTLAVLRSVLEDHTSCSSQPQS